One uncultured Jannaschia sp. DNA segment encodes these proteins:
- the hisD gene encoding histidinol dehydrogenase produces MAEHLKTAKSDADRAEDDAKVRASVEAILRDIEARGDAAVRELSERFDAYTPENFRLSQDQIEALMAELSDRELADIRFAQEQVRNFARIQRDSMLDVEVETMPGVILGHRNIPVQSVGCYVPGGKFPMVASAHMSVATASVAGVPRIIACTPPFKGRPNPAVIAAMHLGGAHEIYVMGGIQAVGAMALGTETIEPVHMLVGPGNAYVAEAKRQLYGRVGIDLFAGPTETMVIADDTVDAELCATDLLGQAEHGYNSPAVMLTTSKMLAEATLAEIDRLLGILPTADTARVSWADYGEMIVCADHDEMLALANDIASEHVQVMTDRDDWYLQNMHSYGALFLGPRTNVSNGDKVIGTNHTLPTKKAGRYTGGLWVGKFIKTHSYQKITTDAAATLVGEYGSRLCMLEGFVGHAEQCNVRVRRYGGINVPYGEGAPYRDAAE; encoded by the coding sequence ATGGCCGAGCATCTGAAAACCGCGAAATCCGACGCCGACCGCGCCGAGGACGACGCCAAGGTGCGCGCTTCGGTCGAGGCGATCCTGAGGGATATCGAGGCGCGGGGCGACGCGGCCGTGCGCGAGCTCTCGGAGAGGTTCGACGCCTACACGCCCGAGAACTTCCGGCTGTCTCAGGACCAGATCGAAGCGCTGATGGCCGAGCTGAGCGACCGCGAACTGGCCGATATCCGCTTCGCCCAGGAGCAGGTTCGCAACTTCGCCCGAATCCAGCGCGACTCGATGCTCGATGTCGAGGTCGAGACCATGCCAGGTGTCATCCTCGGACATCGCAACATCCCCGTGCAATCCGTTGGCTGCTACGTCCCCGGCGGCAAGTTTCCCATGGTCGCCTCCGCCCATATGTCCGTCGCGACGGCATCGGTGGCGGGCGTGCCCCGCATCATCGCCTGCACGCCGCCCTTCAAGGGCCGCCCAAACCCGGCCGTGATCGCGGCGATGCATCTTGGCGGCGCGCACGAGATCTACGTCATGGGCGGCATTCAGGCCGTCGGTGCCATGGCGCTCGGGACCGAGACGATCGAGCCCGTCCACATGCTCGTCGGCCCCGGCAATGCCTATGTGGCCGAGGCCAAGCGACAGCTTTACGGGCGGGTGGGGATCGACCTCTTCGCCGGACCGACCGAAACGATGGTGATCGCCGACGACACCGTCGATGCCGAGCTTTGCGCGACGGATCTGCTGGGACAGGCCGAGCATGGCTACAACTCGCCCGCGGTGATGCTGACCACCTCGAAGATGCTGGCCGAGGCCACGCTCGCGGAGATCGACCGTCTGCTCGGGATCCTGCCCACCGCCGACACGGCGCGCGTCAGCTGGGCCGATTACGGCGAGATGATCGTCTGCGCCGACCATGACGAGATGCTGGCGCTGGCCAACGATATCGCCTCCGAACACGTTCAGGTCATGACCGATCGCGACGACTGGTATCTTCAGAACATGCACAGCTACGGCGCGCTGTTCCTCGGGCCGCGCACGAACGTGTCGAACGGCGACAAGGTGATCGGCACGAACCACACCCTGCCGACGAAGAAGGCGGGGCGCTATACCGGCGGGCTGTGGGTCGGCAAGTTCATCAAGACGCACAGCTATCAGAAGATCACGACCGACGCGGCCGCGACGCTGGTGGGCGAATACGGCTCGCGGCTCTGCATGCTCGAGGGCTTCGTGGGCCATGCCGAGCAATGCAATGTCCGGGTGCGGCGCTATGGTGGGATCAACGTGCCCTACGGCGAAGGCGCACCCTATCGCGACGCCGCCGAGTAG
- a CDS encoding alpha/beta hydrolase codes for MRRILKGLGLVVAALAVVIAAMFVLGPYEPVDTEIAFDAALVPDDVEGWLADREGQVGDVDPEHTKRILWSGVPGARTDLAIVYVHGFSATGWELRPVPDRLGEALDANVFITRLTGHGQDGAALAEASAGDWFEDLAEAMAVGRALGDRVVVMATSTGATLAAALAADPDLAALREGLAGLILVSPNFRVSNPAGALLSWPAARSWVPLVAGEIRSFAPQNDRHGRHWTTEYPTVALLPMQAAIDHATALDYAAADLPALFWFAPADAVVDHAATEAVASAWGGPVTIERVTVPDGDDPFAHVIAGDILSPQGTQAAIPAMEAWLRGL; via the coding sequence ATGAGACGGATCCTGAAGGGGCTCGGCCTCGTGGTGGCGGCGCTGGCGGTGGTCATCGCGGCGATGTTCGTCCTCGGCCCCTACGAGCCGGTGGACACCGAGATCGCATTCGACGCGGCGCTTGTGCCCGACGATGTCGAGGGCTGGCTCGCTGACCGCGAAGGGCAGGTGGGCGATGTGGACCCCGAGCACACCAAGCGCATCCTCTGGTCAGGGGTTCCGGGCGCGCGCACCGACCTCGCCATCGTCTATGTCCACGGCTTCTCGGCCACCGGGTGGGAGCTTCGGCCCGTGCCCGACCGGCTGGGCGAGGCGCTGGACGCGAACGTCTTCATCACGCGCCTGACCGGCCACGGACAGGACGGCGCCGCATTGGCCGAAGCGAGTGCGGGCGACTGGTTCGAAGACCTGGCCGAGGCGATGGCCGTGGGCCGGGCGCTGGGCGACCGCGTCGTCGTCATGGCGACCTCGACCGGCGCGACGCTGGCCGCGGCGTTGGCCGCCGATCCCGACCTCGCGGCCCTGCGCGAGGGGTTGGCGGGCCTGATCCTCGTCTCGCCCAATTTCCGCGTCTCGAACCCGGCGGGCGCGCTGCTGTCATGGCCCGCGGCGCGATCCTGGGTGCCGCTGGTGGCGGGCGAGATCCGCAGCTTCGCGCCGCAGAACGACCGCCATGGCCGCCACTGGACGACCGAATATCCGACCGTCGCCCTCCTGCCGATGCAGGCCGCGATCGACCACGCCACCGCGCTCGACTACGCGGCCGCCGACCTGCCGGCGCTCTTCTGGTTCGCGCCCGCCGACGCGGTGGTCGACCACGCCGCGACCGAAGCCGTGGCCTCCGCCTGGGGCGGGCCGGTGACCATCGAGCGGGTCACCGTGCCCGATGGCGACGACCCCTTCGCCCATGTCATTGCGGGCGACATCCTGTCGCCGCAGGGCACGCAGGCCGCCATTCCGGCAATGGAGGCGTGGTTGCGCGGGCTGTGA
- a CDS encoding alpha/beta fold hydrolase: MQTITRHGRRLAYHATEGRGPGLVFLGGFKSDMNGTKAIALENWARANGRAFLRLDYSGHGQSGGHFEAGSIGDWLEDARAVIAHATTGPQILVGSSMGGWIALTIARDDPDRVAGLVTIAAAPDFTEDGFWAGFTETERVQLFEAGRVAVPSDYGDPYIITRHLIEEGRSRLVLRDPLPLPMPVRFLQGTADADVSVATAIRLLEHADGPDMRLTLVDGADHRFSTDDLLRLVEAAVEEVTARGRHVAA, encoded by the coding sequence ATGCAGACGATCACCCGACATGGCCGCAGGCTGGCCTATCACGCGACCGAGGGGCGGGGGCCGGGCCTCGTGTTCCTCGGGGGCTTCAAATCGGACATGAACGGGACAAAGGCCATCGCGCTGGAGAACTGGGCCCGTGCCAATGGCCGCGCGTTCCTGCGGCTCGACTACTCCGGCCATGGCCAGTCGGGCGGACATTTCGAGGCGGGTTCCATCGGCGACTGGCTGGAGGATGCGCGCGCCGTCATCGCGCATGCGACCACGGGGCCGCAGATCCTCGTAGGGTCGTCCATGGGCGGCTGGATCGCGCTGACGATCGCGCGCGACGACCCGGATCGCGTGGCCGGCCTCGTGACGATCGCGGCGGCCCCCGATTTCACCGAGGACGGCTTCTGGGCCGGGTTCACCGAGACCGAACGCGTCCAGCTGTTCGAGGCGGGCCGCGTTGCCGTGCCCTCGGACTATGGCGATCCCTACATCATCACGCGCCACCTGATCGAGGAGGGGCGCTCGCGCCTCGTGCTGCGCGATCCGCTGCCGCTCCCGATGCCGGTCCGCTTCCTGCAGGGCACGGCGGATGCGGATGTGTCGGTGGCGACGGCCATCCGACTGCTGGAACATGCCGACGGGCCGGACATGCGCCTGACCCTCGTCGACGGGGCCGATCATCGCTTCTCGACCGACGATCTCTTGCGGCTGGTCGAGGCGGCGGTCGAGGAGGTCACGGCCCGCGGACGCCACGTCGCGGCTTGA
- a CDS encoding helix-turn-helix domain-containing protein: protein MDSLFKALADPSRRDLLDALRVEDGQTLSQLEAASPLSRFGVAKHLGVLEDAGLVTRIRRGRFTHHYLNAIPVAEALTRWIEPFRVAPAARGVLDLKARLEAASPAPDLTFTIYIRCAQTDLWSALTEPARVAAYAALSPSGRDAGLPDTARLEPMSRIEATLAPEGHAASRYVARIAPEGAICALTIEHWDLAPADRARVADGWARTLSGLKTWLETGEALAFEP, encoded by the coding sequence ATGGATTCGCTCTTCAAAGCCCTCGCCGACCCGTCCCGCCGCGATCTTCTCGACGCGCTTCGGGTCGAGGACGGGCAAACCCTGTCGCAGCTCGAAGCCGCCTCGCCGCTCTCGCGCTTCGGGGTGGCCAAGCATCTGGGCGTGTTGGAAGACGCAGGCCTCGTCACGCGCATCCGGCGCGGCCGGTTCACGCATCACTACCTCAACGCGATCCCCGTGGCCGAGGCGCTCACCCGCTGGATCGAGCCCTTCCGCGTGGCCCCCGCCGCGCGCGGCGTGCTCGACCTCAAGGCCCGGCTCGAGGCCGCGTCCCCCGCGCCCGATCTGACCTTCACCATCTATATCCGCTGCGCCCAGACCGACCTCTGGAGCGCGCTGACCGAACCCGCGCGGGTCGCGGCCTATGCGGCGCTCTCCCCCTCCGGGCGCGACGCGGGCCTGCCCGACACCGCCCGGCTCGAGCCGATGTCGCGGATCGAGGCCACGCTCGCCCCCGAGGGGCACGCCGCCTCTCGCTATGTCGCCCGGATCGCCCCCGAGGGCGCGATCTGCGCGCTGACCATCGAACATTGGGACCTCGCCCCGGCCGACCGCGCCCGCGTCGCCGATGGCTGGGCCCGCACGCTCTCCGGGTTGAAGACCTGGCTCGAAACCGGGGAGGCCCTGGCCTTCGAGCCCTGA
- a CDS encoding SRPBCC domain-containing protein: MTKPDYVMRTFIRTTQDALWSALTDADAAAAYHPFTPEADRDGDAIVYKLPDGSDMLVCRETELTPKTRIESTFEPRWQPGIPVSRFVWTIDPEGEHCRLTLEHYDIPEGGEGYADGWERLVAGLKTWLETGKAARFGGEGR; this comes from the coding sequence ATGACCAAACCCGACTACGTGATGCGGACGTTCATCCGCACGACTCAGGACGCGCTCTGGTCCGCACTGACCGATGCGGACGCGGCCGCCGCCTACCATCCGTTCACGCCCGAGGCCGACCGGGACGGCGACGCCATCGTCTACAAGCTGCCCGACGGGTCCGACATGCTCGTCTGCCGCGAGACGGAACTGACGCCCAAGACCCGCATCGAGAGCACGTTCGAGCCCCGGTGGCAGCCCGGCATCCCGGTGTCGCGCTTCGTCTGGACTATCGACCCCGAGGGCGAGCACTGCCGCCTGACGCTCGAGCATTACGACATTCCCGAGGGCGGCGAGGGCTATGCCGACGGCTGGGAGCGTCTCGTCGCGGGCCTCAAGACCTGGCTCGAAACCGGCAAGGCCGCGCGCTTCGGGGGAGAAGGCCGATGA
- a CDS encoding ester cyclase: MLDLTDHDRAEMGAATRAFLAEGAVVHLCHPFGDVTGGAGFVEAALGPLWAAIPDAERRVDISIRGRDAHGQDWLGQAGQYAGRFDGPFLGIPGTGRLAALRFHEFFRIEADRAVEAQVIWDLPDLMIASGVWPMGPALGASGRVPGPMTQDGTRQTGDGAAALRVVGDMLDRLGRSAEGEAAMDLPAAWHPRCTWYGPGGIGNLRGIAGFRAHHQIPFLDAMPDRRAELDQGHFFGQGDYAAFTAWPGMSMTVTGDGWLGIAPAGQRITMRSLDFWRIEGDLIRENWVTVDLLHVWDQLGVDVLARMRQLL, translated from the coding sequence ATGCTCGACCTGACCGATCACGACCGCGCCGAGATGGGGGCCGCGACGCGCGCGTTCCTCGCCGAGGGGGCCGTCGTGCATCTCTGTCATCCGTTCGGCGACGTCACCGGCGGTGCGGGGTTCGTCGAGGCGGCGCTCGGGCCGCTCTGGGCCGCGATACCGGATGCCGAGCGCCGCGTCGATATCTCGATCCGGGGCCGCGACGCGCATGGGCAGGACTGGCTGGGGCAGGCGGGGCAATATGCGGGGCGCTTCGACGGTCCTTTCCTCGGCATTCCGGGCACCGGTCGGCTGGCCGCGCTGCGGTTCCACGAGTTCTTCCGGATCGAAGCGGATCGCGCGGTCGAGGCGCAGGTCATCTGGGACTTGCCCGACCTGATGATCGCGTCCGGTGTCTGGCCGATGGGTCCCGCGCTGGGCGCCAGCGGCCGCGTCCCGGGCCCGATGACGCAGGATGGCACACGCCAGACCGGCGACGGCGCGGCGGCCCTCCGGGTCGTGGGCGACATGCTCGACCGGCTGGGTCGGTCCGCCGAGGGCGAGGCGGCGATGGACCTGCCCGCCGCCTGGCACCCGCGCTGCACCTGGTATGGACCGGGCGGTATCGGCAACCTGCGCGGTATCGCGGGCTTTCGCGCGCATCACCAGATCCCCTTCCTCGATGCGATGCCGGACCGCCGCGCCGAGCTCGACCAAGGGCATTTCTTCGGCCAAGGCGACTATGCCGCCTTCACCGCCTGGCCGGGCATGTCGATGACCGTAACGGGCGACGGCTGGCTGGGGATCGCGCCCGCGGGGCAGCGGATCACGATGCGGTCACTCGATTTCTGGCGCATCGAGGGCGATCTCATCCGCGAGAACTGGGTGACGGTCGATCTTCTGCATGTCTGGGACCAGCTGGGCGTCGACGTGCTGGCCCGGATGCGGCAGCTTCTCTAG